GGTTTCTAAAAATTGTTTTATATTTTCTTTTGATAAAAGATTATTTATAGTTTCTTGTTTGGTTAATAATTTAATTAATTCATTGACTAAATTTGAATTTAATTTAACATTTTTATCTAATAAGTCATTATTTTGAACAAATGATAAAATTGTTGTTTTAAGTGCATTTAAAACTTCATCTTTTGAAACAAAAGCATATAGTTTATTAAATACTTTTTTAGCTGATTCTTTTACATCGTCATCAAGAGTATTATTTGATTTTGCTTCAATAACATTTATTAAAATTGAAGTTAATTTGTTAGAATTTTCAGTATTTGTTAATACATTTTTAATTATTTTATTAATGTTTTCAATTGAAGTTTCTGCATTGTTTTTAACTATATGATTAATAAATTCACTAATGTTTGAAACATTTGTGTATTTATTTGTTGTCATGTAATCAGTTAAAATGTTTTTTAATAATTTAGAAAATTCTTCATCATTTGAAATTGAAACTAAAATATCTTTAACATTATCTTGATTTTGTTTTGTTAAAATATCTGTCAACTTAGATATATCAACACTTTGTTTTAGATATCTTTGTACAAATTTAACTGCAACTTTTGTAATATTTTCAACAACGTTAGAATCAGCTGGATTATCTAAAACATTACTAAATGCTTTTAGAATGTCTAAAACATAATCAGGTATTGTTGGTGATTTTGTTTCATTGGTTTCAGTTACTGAATTTGTTTCTTTGTCTTGAGATTTTATTCATTTTGCTTTGATGAAAAAGTCTATAATTTCAACTATTTTATCGCTTCTATCTTCATTAAAAATTGCAACTAGAATTGGTTTGATATTTTGTTTATTTGCAAAACTAATAAGTTTATCTTTATTTGTAAATGTTGATTTTAAAATTTCAACTATTTTATCATTGAAAATTAGTCCTGATTTTAGAACATCGTTTTCAGAAATTATTGATTTTAATTCTTTAATCAATTCATCTAAAATAGGCATGTTATCAATATTATTTAATATCGCAACATAAATTTCTTTTAAATTAGTTTTAGTTGTTTGATCTACTTTAGTTTCTAATTTGCTATTTAAAAGATTTATTAAAATTTCAAATAAATCATTTTGATTTTGATTTTCTTTTAATACTTTAATTATTAATTTTTTAATATTGTTTGCTATTTTGTCGAAATTATTTTTTGCAACATTATTTATAAATGTTTCTATATTTTCAGTGTTTTGATATGTATTTGTTGTTAAAAATTCTTCGGCAATTGTTTTTAAAATTTCAGTAACATTTTCATCTTTTAATGAACTATTAATAATTTGGTTGATAAATGATTTGTTTTGATCACTTAAAAATGAAATATTATCTAAATTTAACTTATTGTTAATAAATTTGCTTGCTATCGTTTGAATTGTTGAAACAATATTATCAATTACTTGACTATCATTTGTTTTTGATAATGTGTTTGTAAATTTATTGATAAATGTTCAAATATCAAATTTATTATTTTTTGAATTATTTTCAGTAGATTCATTATTTTCAGAATTTTCAGTGCTTGAAGTTGATTTTTTCAAGATTCCATCTAATAATGCTTCAACAACTACTTTAAGATTTTCTTTATTTTGTTCACTAAATATATTAGTTAAAATTCATTTTGCATTTTTAGTTGTAATTATTTCATTTATATTGAATTTAGCTAAGAAATTATTATCAAATAATGAAGATAGATCAGTTGGATCATCTAGTGTAATTGCATTTAGTGTATCAATAAATTTATTTAAAACAACATCAATTAATTCTGAATTTTCTACGTTAGAAATAATATTTTTAAATATAGATTTGAAGTTATTTTCAATTGAAGTAAAATTATCAATTTTGTTAAGTTGCATAAATACAATATCTGCTAAAAATTCTTGTAATTTTTCTTCTTTTGATAATCATTTTATGTATTCTGAAACTGTATTTTTATTTAGTTTAATAACTTGTTTAAACAGTTCAAAAATATTTTTAACTTCAGAAATTTCTTGTTTATTATTAACAAAAATACTATCAATTAATGATTTTATAAATTCTGTTGTTTTTGAATTTTGTAATAACTCATCTACAAAATAATCAACAAATGAATTTCATGAATCTTGTGATATATTTAAAGTATTTTTTGTTTCAGGATAAATATTTTTTAAAGTTGTTTTTAAAAAGTTGTGTGATTTTTTATTTTCTAATATGAAAACAAGAATTTCTTTAATATTTTTTGAAATTTCTTGAGCTGATGAAGAATTGTTAATTTTTTTAACAAGTTTAGGAACTATTCTGTAAATAATTTTATCAATACCTTTTAAATTATTTGTATTAGTTTGAGTATTATTTTCAGTGTTTTCTGTATTTTCTTGAGGATTATTTGATGTGGTTTGTTTGTCTAGTTTATCAAAAATTTGTTGTTTGTTATTATTTATTATTTCCAATAAATTCTTTATATCTTCTTCATCTAATAAATCAACGAATTGTTCAATATTTATTTCTTTTAATAATTCAAATATTTTATCAATTTGTAAATCGCCTTTAAAGTTAATGTTTAAAACAACATCATCTGATAAAACAACAATTTTAGCAACTGCATTAGTTAATTCTTCTGATATTGTATTTATAAATTTTTCGTTATTTAAATTATTTAATATTTTTTCTAATGTGTTTGTTAATGTTTGAGCTTGTGTATCAGTTATTTGTATGTATGGTTTTAAATATTCTTTAATAATTTGACTAACAACAACTAAAGCAGAATGTTTGTATTCTTGATTAGTAAATATTTCATTTAAAATAACTTTTGATAAATTAGATACCTTACTTACTAAATTTTTAATTACATATTCTTTAAATCATTCTGAAGGACTATTTTTTGAAGTTTCAATAGATTGATCACTAAAAATTGTGTCAAATATAGATTTAACAGTTGTTTTTGATCAATTTGATAAGTTTGCTAAAATAATATCTTTTGATTGTGAAATGAAATTATTGAAATTATCAACTGTATTTTGATCTCAGTTTTTATCAGAAATATCAATCTTTTTAAATAATTGATCAACGGTTTTATTTAAATCTATTTTTTCAAAAACAAAATTAATGAAATTATCATTTGTAAAAATTGGTTTTAGCGCAATAAGTCATTTATCAATTCCTACATGAACTACATTATTTGAATCTTTTGCAACTATTACTGAAAGAATATTATTAATTATATTTATTTGTGAAACATCAAAATAATTTTTTAATTGTTCAACTAAAATACTGTAAATTGATTCAAAAGTATTTGCACTAGAAAAATCTATATTTTCAAATAAATCAAGTAGGTCACTTAGTAATTTAGAATCACTAATATTTTCTAAAACTTTTGAAATATTTTCATTTAATAAAGTTAATTGTTCATTTGAAATTTGTAATTGAGAGTATTCTTTTAAAATACTTGTAAGAATTTTAATTGCAAGATCTTTTGAATTACCGTTTTTTACAATTACTTTTATAAATTTATTAACTAATTTTTTAGGTTCTAAAATTTTAATATTTTTAATAGTATTTATTAAAATTTCATTTAAATCTTTGCCTTTTAATTTATCTAAATTATCTATTATGTTACTAAATGATGAAATAATTTGTGTTTTTAATTCATCATCAGCAAAAAGATCATTAACTAAACTTTTAAATCATAATGTTAAAGCATTTTTAAGTCCATTTTCAGCTGATAAATCAATATTTAATTTTTCAGTTATATTTAAAAAATCAATTTGTTCATAAAGTCTATTTATTATGTTTCCTTCTGAATAAATTGCAATAAATTGATTTATTAAATTATTATTTAGTATATTTGATTCTAATAAGTATTTAACAAATAATTTTAAGTTATCTTTTACTTTTTGGTTGTTATTAATATTGTCATTGTTTATGACATTTAAAAATATTGTTTTTAATTTTTCAAAGTTAAATGTTGAATTACTTTGTACAAAATCACTAATATTAATATTTTCTAAATAATTTTTATCTGCTACAGATTGAATTAAAACTCTCATTCCTTCAACATATTTTTCATCATCTAAATTATCTGAAAGTAAGGAAATTACAATTTCCCCGTTTTCATTTCCTGGATATGAATCTAAAATAGTAGAAGTTAAAGATAAGGTGATAATTGAATCAATATTTATATTTGGTTTATTAATATTTTTAAATACTAAATCAACAAATTTACTAATTACATTTTCAAAAAATGGTTTGTTTTTGAAATTATTAATTAGTTTTTCTAAGAAATATTGAACTTTTTGTCTATCGATATCACTTAATTTTTTTGTGGTTCTATCTTCAATTTTATCTAATAATATATTTGTAATTAAATTAATTGATTCAGTGTTGTTTGTAATTGAGTTAATAATTATATTTACTATTTCATTTATTTTAAGACTATTTGATTCATAAACTTTAGCTAAAAAATCAACTAAATTTGGTGAATCTTCAAAATATCTTGGATAATTATCAACTATTTCTGAAACAATTTCTTTTAATTTATCAACTATATCAGAAACAATATTTTGATTACTATATATTATTTTTGCAAAAGCTTTAGAAGATTGACCTAAAGCTGGTATAAAGTTTTTTTCATTAACAAAATCAGTTAGTAATGACAAAATAATTTGTTTTAAGGTTTGATTTTTATCATTTTGTTTAAAGAAATCACTTAAAACAAATTTTCTAAGTGAATCATAAATAATTTTCTGGTCAAAAACCGTATCAGTAATAATTTTTTCTATTTCACTTGATTCAATATATTCTGATGGTTTTGAATCAATTAAAGCTTCTACTTTACGTTTAATTTGGTTAAATATTTTTCCAAAAATTCCTGTGTTTATAAATTCAATAACAACATGTTTTAAAAATCCATCTTCTGCATTCTGTTTTATGATATTGTCAATCATTTTTTCAAAATTAGGGAAATTTTCTAACTTAAATCCAATATTACTTAAAGCATTTTTAATATATGTTTTAACTTGATCTGAGTTAAAAATTAAATCATCTTTTGCTAAATAATTTTCTAATATGGTTTCAATATCAATGTTAGGATTTAATGCAATGAATTTCATTATGTTTTGATTTATAGTATTATTTTCAAAATCATATGAAACGTCAAAAGTATTATTATTTAATGCATATACCCCATAAATTAAAAGTTTAATTTCGTTGTTTGTGTAATCTTTGAAATTAATAACTTGTTTATGTGCATCTTGATCACTTTTTTCAAATTCAGTTATTTCTTTTTGTTCGTTATTTTCACGGTTTGGATTATAAGACATTTTTAAAAAGATATCTTGAGCCATTTTCTTATAACCTAAAATATCAGGATGAATATCAAAAATATTACTTGCTAATTCTTTTGATTCTGCTTTTCATAATTCTTTATTAAATGAATTTATGTAATTTATATTATTTTCTAAAGCAATATCTTTTAAAACATTATTTAGTGAATTTATTACAAAATCAGAAAAATTCTCTTGAACTTTTGCGTATTTTTTGTCAATCATGTTTGCGATTCTAACAAAAGGCATTGGATATGAAATTATATTTATATTTAATTCAGGGTTAATTTCACGAAGTTTTGTTAGAAGTTTTGAATATTTTTTGGTAATATCTTCTTTAAATTTTGCAGATTCTTTGATAAATTTATCATATTTATTTTGAATATCTGCATCACTTATTTCAGAATCATTCATACTTAAAACACTTATTAAATCAAATAAATCAACATATGAAAGATAATCATTAGCACCAAGACTTATAGTTAAAAGATTAGCATTTTTTATTTCAGATGCTAATTTACCAACTTCATTATTTGTAACTTGAAAATCATTAAATAAATATTCTAATCTGTTTTCAGCATACATCTTAATTGGATTTTTAGGTGATTTATCAATTGATAAATCAAATGCTAAACGATTTTGAATTACATGAAAATCACTTGAATTTTTATCATAAGATAAAGGGTCAAGTAAATATAATCAATCATCAACAGTTGTTCCTGTTAAACCAAAATTTGTATAACTTGCTAATTTTGTATTTCTGTCATTTGTCATTTTAATTGCATTAGCAAGATATGATGGATAACTTAATCCTTCAATTTTATTAGTTTCTACATTTAAGTAACCACCTTGATCGTATCCAAACTTAGCATTAAATCCAGCTGCTATACTATCCCCGATAGCAACATAATGAATATCACCTTCCAAAGTAGAAACATCACTTTTTTGATTTTTTTCTACTTTAGGATTTATTTGTTGTTGTGTGGGTTTAGTTAAAATTATTGACAACGGAGTAACAATTGAAGTTGCTGCTACAATTGATAAAAATGCTAATGTTATTTTTGCAGATTTTTTCATAATTACCTCTTTTATCCTAATGGAACATCTTCATAAATATAGTGATAATTAGATACATAAGATTTTTGATTTCCTCAAACCAAAATTGTTGAGGTTATACCTAATTGTCCTATAAACATATAAACAATTAAAAATAATTTTGATGTTAAATTAAGTTTTTCAGTTATCCCAGTACTTAATCCAGCACTACCGAAAGCAGAACAGACTTCAAAAAACACTGAAACTATTGTGTATTGTTTCTGATTATTTAAACTTGCAAATTGTGTTATGTCTGATAAATTAAATGAAACAATAAAAGTACCAATTAAAACTAAAACAAGTCCTATAGTTAAAATATTAATAGCTTTAATCAACGTTTCTTTACCTATTTGTCTATGAAAACTATTAATTGTATTTCTACCTCTAATTGTATTAAAAACACTTAAGAAAATGATTGCAACAGTAATATTTCTAATCCCTCCCGCTGTTGAAACAGGTGCAAAACCAATAAACATTAAAATTGCATGTAAAAGTGTTGTTTGTGTTGAAAAATGATAGTAATCAATTGTAGAAAATCCAGCACTTCTTGTACTTATGGTATTAAAAATAATTGCAAAACTCTTATTAAAATTGCTTCCATACTCAGCCTGTTTTCAAAATCCTGTTGGATTTTTATTAATTATTTCAAATAAAAAAGTTAATAAAATTCCAATTGTTGTAACTAAAAAATAGGTTGTTAAATTTAATTTTGTAAATAACGTAAATTCGTAGCGTTGTTTTTTTATTCTCGCTTGAATTTTTTTATAAAAATCATATATAGTAGGGTATCCTACACCACCTACAATTATTAAAATAATAATTCAAACTTGTAATATATAAGCATGATTATAAGCACTAATTGAATTTGGTCCAATAATATCAAAACCAGCATTATTAATAGCACTAATACTTTCAAAAGTAGCATATCTTAATGAAAGTAAAATGTTATGATGAGGATTATATTTTTCTTTTATGTAAGGATTAAAAATTTCTACATCTCCGATATTTGCTTTGCTATTATCAAAAAAACCATCATTACTAAAATAAAAATAAAATGTCATAAAAACAATACTACTAAATAAAACAACAAATAATGTAGTTAAAGATACTTTAATAACTTTTTGTGTATCACCCACAACAGTAGAGCCGCGTTCAACTTGAATTAAATCACGCTTAAAATGACTTGTTTTAGTTTTAAACATCCAGCCAAATAATATTCTAAAAATGTAAAGTTTTAGTGTAAAAAAACCAAAACCCCCAATTAAAATTCCTATTGCAATAACAGCTTGACCAAATTCATTGAATCCTTCACTTATATTTATATTACTTAATCCTGTATCACTAAAAGCACTAGCAGCAATAAATAAGGCATCACCATAATTAAAATCAGGCTTTTCAATAAGCATGTTTTTGTGGCTAATAGGTCAATATAAAAATAAAGATAAAATAATTGTAATAATTAAATAAACTAAGAAGATATATTTTATCTTTCCTGTTTGTTTAAAATAATAAAATATATTTTTGCCGTTTATATTTCATTTTCTTAGACGGCGTCTTGTATTTTTCATAGTGTTAATTTTACATTAATAATAAAATTTTTTGCGATATTTATTTATAAATTTATAATTTATACATTTTTTA
The nucleotide sequence above comes from Mycoplasma zalophi. Encoded proteins:
- a CDS encoding GDSL-type esterase/lipase family protein; the encoded protein is MKKSAKITLAFLSIVAATSIVTPLSIILTKPTQQQINPKVEKNQKSDVSTLEGDIHYVAIGDSIAAGFNAKFGYDQGGYLNVETNKIEGLSYPSYLANAIKMTNDRNTKLASYTNFGLTGTTVDDWLYLLDPLSYDKNSSDFHVIQNRLAFDLSIDKSPKNPIKMYAENRLEYLFNDFQVTNNEVGKLASEIKNANLLTISLGANDYLSYVDLFDLISVLSMNDSEISDADIQNKYDKFIKESAKFKEDITKKYSKLLTKLREINPELNINIISYPMPFVRIANMIDKKYAKVQENFSDFVINSLNNVLKDIALENNINYINSFNKELWKAESKELASNIFDIHPDILGYKKMAQDIFLKMSYNPNRENNEQKEITEFEKSDQDAHKQVINFKDYTNNEIKLLIYGVYALNNNTFDVSYDFENNTINQNIMKFIALNPNIDIETILENYLAKDDLIFNSDQVKTYIKNALSNIGFKLENFPNFEKMIDNIIKQNAEDGFLKHVVIEFINTGIFGKIFNQIKRKVEALIDSKPSEYIESSEIEKIITDTVFDQKIIYDSLRKFVLSDFFKQNDKNQTLKQIILSLLTDFVNEKNFIPALGQSSKAFAKIIYSNQNIVSDIVDKLKEIVSEIVDNYPRYFEDSPNLVDFLAKVYESNSLKINEIVNIIINSITNNTESINLITNILLDKIEDRTTKKLSDIDRQKVQYFLEKLINNFKNKPFFENVISKFVDLVFKNINKPNINIDSIITLSLTSTILDSYPGNENGEIVISLLSDNLDDEKYVEGMRVLIQSVADKNYLENINISDFVQSNSTFNFEKLKTIFLNVINNDNINNNQKVKDNLKLFVKYLLESNILNNNLINQFIAIYSEGNIINRLYEQIDFLNITEKLNIDLSAENGLKNALTLWFKSLVNDLFADDELKTQIISSFSNIIDNLDKLKGKDLNEILINTIKNIKILEPKKLVNKFIKVIVKNGNSKDLAIKILTSILKEYSQLQISNEQLTLLNENISKVLENISDSKLLSDLLDLFENIDFSSANTFESIYSILVEQLKNYFDVSQINIINNILSVIVAKDSNNVVHVGIDKWLIALKPIFTNDNFINFVFEKIDLNKTVDQLFKKIDISDKNWDQNTVDNFNNFISQSKDIILANLSNWSKTTVKSIFDTIFSDQSIETSKNSPSEWFKEYVIKNLVSKVSNLSKVILNEIFTNQEYKHSALVVVSQIIKEYLKPYIQITDTQAQTLTNTLEKILNNLNNEKFINTISEELTNAVAKIVVLSDDVVLNINFKGDLQIDKIFELLKEINIEQFVDLLDEEDIKNLLEIINNNKQQIFDKLDKQTTSNNPQENTENTENNTQTNTNNLKGIDKIIYRIVPKLVKKINNSSSAQEISKNIKEILVFILENKKSHNFLKTTLKNIYPETKNTLNISQDSWNSFVDYFVDELLQNSKTTEFIKSLIDSIFVNNKQEISEVKNIFELFKQVIKLNKNTVSEYIKWLSKEEKLQEFLADIVFMQLNKIDNFTSIENNFKSIFKNIISNVENSELIDVVLNKFIDTLNAITLDDPTDLSSLFDNNFLAKFNINEIITTKNAKWILTNIFSEQNKENLKVVVEALLDGILKKSTSSTENSENNESTENNSKNNKFDIWTFINKFTNTLSKTNDSQVIDNIVSTIQTIASKFINNKLNLDNISFLSDQNKSFINQIINSSLKDENVTEILKTIAEEFLTTNTYQNTENIETFINNVAKNNFDKIANNIKKLIIKVLKENQNQNDLFEILINLLNSKLETKVDQTTKTNLKEIYVAILNNIDNMPILDELIKELKSIISENDVLKSGLIFNDKIVEILKSTFTNKDKLISFANKQNIKPILVAIFNEDRSDKIVEIIDFFIKAKWIKSQDKETNSVTETNETKSPTIPDYVLDILKAFSNVLDNPADSNVVENITKVAVKFVQRYLKQSVDISKLTDILTKQNQDNVKDILVSISNDEEFSKLLKNILTDYMTTNKYTNVSNISEFINHIVKNNAETSIENINKIIKNVLTNTENSNKLTSILINVIEAKSNNTLDDDVKESAKKVFNKLYAFVSKDEVLNALKTTILSFVQNNDLLDKNVKLNSNLVNELIKLLTKQETINNLLSKENIKQFLETFFDENINQDILKVVNFFVSLSQKETTDSSSNTNEENTDNQTEKINFEQLLLKVLQNASNIYTQDNKKDNVINNVSELITLIAKDLVDSKLNLDKIKILNDQSKQKTKEIVAKVLKLKETKDLLAKLFENYFTNNQYESLDSIPKIVNALVKNNLQTFKDELIKISKAALKDENIKANLKEIAIQIIEKSLNIDFDTQTENNLKEIINSIISFATESDVLDKAFSNIKDTLENKDILLEDKTLNPDIINSLKELFTSETIIQKLLTKNSFKAFISKLFTDENKEKIINVLQAIINSKWTTNSSETTSDTNSETTNETKENNQTKIISWVFNVAKLASGSLDQTNNQNINNINEVVLFIAKEYVKKQLNLSNIDILSSNSQDILKTIILSTLNLNEFKQLTNKVLSNFFTSQEYNDSQDIYKLVNKLVKNNINNISGDAEKTIYEIIKLNQQDHNLSALIINIIETKLEKEIPQEIKLALQNIIELATKEINRTTFVNKLFNILKEVLSSNDIFDTNNQFNKEILNSISTKLQDETNLKSLFSNTNIQHILNNLLTQDNLDKNIKEIIKVYKWFRFNDFSKLTKENSEESTESDSTSTQNSVNFDLITKILKSANGILEGNNNETLKQNIKKLLKEIAKVEITEADFSKVVNGDENAEKLKNLLTKVVDYTSLDTMLDTILIKYLDKTYDLSSANDINEIIKQYLSNAKNGILDNIKEFINELINTDKDLLDEFIINAIDKQLIKKLASKNKQTIKNISTRIFKFIKENESYKDILGHLIDALKEINFIKDGQIDSELIKDTIAKKFNFETILSLVTKENAASLLNNLFNENSAVNDFVELYKVLRSNINFPSKTTDTEANTSENSSNEENSQQTSENSLFDFITKILKTLNGSLDNEDVSSRVSQTISKILKYELTKFDAQEFNINGIFKIETINNVLHSIGNSTQLEDAVSKIVKHYLHVSDSNIQNANNLNDVIKAIIKSNLNELKASLIEILSFGVSENNNENFIAKDIFNYLNKTYNLEYTETSEEAISFISVVSKAIDTLTNKDYFKTLFNSILDQVVDLDFLVNNKFNANLLPSLLEKILKNTHWNTILTKEFGRDFINILIEDKDLISDTNEINQQQSEKIFNLYKFIKKLILNIQNKTSSENSNNTDSSSTNTPSDSQNNQKYRNIEDLILKIFMSFNNSLDGAKHGEQKLKIIQKAVHKIIKDVVVNIDLSSIITSNPNINKEEIQKLLRELVSYKSIETFTNKIANDVLKTDVKKWKEYNDGKDSTLPNLISLIIEHEKDAIIKLLKDTLTEFFNKKENADNVTKLIFKFMKVENTNDQDVKLLSDVLQKLVPKLLNNDWFNKKILLRSFWWLSKKALEFKIEQPTKWISDAFAKVMSAIGEGDIGVILDFVGDDAQHAITSLEFTKLINLFFEKSNFENSLLYNGLRNLNTDPDKSKRTNKKNLDDMVGNSVWEAIGKLTAIKPKAAPAPSDENPDYMVSSNKTALDILDKVYKTISKVYWQQKLPENAAGYSKRRQNFAYKALYRVYTTVNYAVFQMYFRETTDSEREQKFIRWWFGSTGNPPILWILLEDNVLGLKRLNKTLKASFESPRDIWPIRNELNVYAHYLKANAFEKDYYANEQNYRPDDIIYILTTSEFPDNDPNKKKYSPYVKFGTKINNGKNLTKKEYVLWTIREGSWGKFMNAAGETSLNVISGFAEWKNNGSWWSPNWQIVPKIKKGKY
- a CDS encoding potassium transporter TrkG, yielding MKNTRRRLRKWNINGKNIFYYFKQTGKIKYIFLVYLIITIILSLFLYWPISHKNMLIEKPDFNYGDALFIAASAFSDTGLSNINISEGFNEFGQAVIAIGILIGGFGFFTLKLYIFRILFGWMFKTKTSHFKRDLIQVERGSTVVGDTQKVIKVSLTTLFVVLFSSIVFMTFYFYFSNDGFFDNSKANIGDVEIFNPYIKEKYNPHHNILLSLRYATFESISAINNAGFDIIGPNSISAYNHAYILQVWIIILIIVGGVGYPTIYDFYKKIQARIKKQRYEFTLFTKLNLTTYFLVTTIGILLTFLFEIINKNPTGFWKQAEYGSNFNKSFAIIFNTISTRSAGFSTIDYYHFSTQTTLLHAILMFIGFAPVSTAGGIRNITVAIIFLSVFNTIRGRNTINSFHRQIGKETLIKAINILTIGLVLVLIGTFIVSFNLSDITQFASLNNQKQYTIVSVFFEVCSAFGSAGLSTGITEKLNLTSKLFLIVYMFIGQLGITSTILVWGNQKSYVSNYHYIYEDVPLG